From one Plasmodium coatneyi strain Hackeri chromosome 9, complete sequence genomic stretch:
- a CDS encoding SICA antigen, translated as MIIDIHLEVLDECQKGDVHSTKEDFFEILVQEYIGSEFIKEEHVPSLDSWFMEEDFLPMEGVPKGQVRSSDSGFREEDFFSKECVPRVDVPKEDVPKEQVPGSDSECRVDVPKEQLPEEWLPKEQGRKTLFRRNRSNVQISDLGKEDFIPKECVPKEDIPKGNVPKEQVPSLYSGFTVEDFVLAKGVPKKCVPEEQVPSSDFGF; from the exons atgattattgatattcatttagaagtcttagacgaatgtcaaaaaggggacgtccattcgacgaaggaagacttttttgaaattttggttcaagaatacATTGGAAGTGAgttcataaaagaagaacatgttccaagtttagattccTGGTTTatggaggaagactttcttcctatgGAGGGTGTTCCTAAGGGACAGGTTcgaagttcagattccgggtttagggaggaagactttttttctaaggaatgtgttcctaGGGTTGATGtgcctaaggaagatgtcccTAAAGAACAGGTTCCAGGTTCAGATTCTGAGTGTAGGGTTGATGTTCCcaaggaacaacttcctgAGGAATGGCtccctaaggaacag ggaaggaagactttgttccgaAGGAACAGGTCCAATGTTCAGATTTCTGATTTAGGaaaggaagactttattcctaaggaatgtgttccaaaggaagataTTCCAAAGGGAAATgtccctaaggaacaggttccaagtttatATTCCGGGTTTACGGTGGAAGATTTTGTTCTTGCgaaaggtgttcctaagaaATGTGTTCCagaggaacaggttccaagttcagatttcgggttttag
- a CDS encoding KIR protein, producing the protein MPKDQKEQELERGLKERHDINDYVDKIVNASCYVYQTQRIGNPSLRYSRCNLIYYWIGDVLSSSSTYDDTFPGIMKLICEELNKWSLGKGNCALTCTNVSNKEMFLHRKTIFDYCYDYKTLEDWSKDSSDLRSSLCTGDDYNKYLSAVEAAYSAINNDCNGKNADPYCNEYKRKYKDYSEDDKLQKLKCTPVSKPISEPGAETASLVVSTGEGNVAPIVSSITALVGLPAIAAFFLYKYNLLPPWINNKFRNTNKRKKRTTTIEGDFDTSTIGGSTLGDSTFDSTEDTSTIYNGRRRPSAQPARVGRSSRENNNHRNGQNRNIAYYHINKVKKGENITYMHKTTNHIIALSQTATTNNYYYNSNKLLIRLLKVHRSAPSGTSSDHLCNVNDLPSQKIYNKFKNNVQECANSSSWKTGIEGILNGKIKRTWNYDEKVCAKDITKAWCPVSNIESGNLACTVICDYFYYWLGEILCNNRKGLSSFKDTMRDIYKKLGNSSGNQCSYITMDNSIDQDLFKYRKLIFDYWNDYKTIWKQIKQECSSGGSSCAQVYATYLSNADSAYRQVQANCGETVMDDFCKKFRDKFKNSDTTKNIPEPGKLKDKAVSKEDLGPDDGEDEHGADLNSCFQQLSVAISALHSNGETELGPVLAEGPSGSVNTTTPTAATISGTLATTAVATISLLLYKYNLLPSWLHNKLGGGNRRGRRGRSTRPNFDDDTLTTADSSTIGSTTTDDYLSTSDSTDDSTDQHLQELPSWIDFYNEFQKGSTKKCDDTCTGNCADKIVANIKTVLDTISKLDGSNVKNYINTIKEGVCYVDNMYKENEYLLNNKRCWFLYFWIGEKLYRDPKPDRIRSNLNSICMLIKEKYKNHGCKLICTENIEKGPFTHRKTLFEFLYDHTALRTLLWNGTPLDAEKCRNYFDKVKAAKEAMTTYCTTNNNSDDYCKNFWNLRKEDLQKELSDLEDALQKAQEIIKREAKLAASKTEAHLSEAVRAAKTTSSLSSIFGTLGMTVTPFLLYKYKPWSSWFGNNFSGNGGRSNTRRKRTIGHEMDTLTEASIVDFTTSSETSSTIDNSTVRPASYIGQPKGRKNNGGRGMVGYQNM; encoded by the exons ATGCCGAAGGATCAGAAGGAACAGGAACTGGAGAGGGGGTTAAAAGAACGCCATGATATTAACGATTATGTAGACAAAATTGTGAATGCTTCCTGCTACGTGTACCAAACACAAAGAATTGGCAATCCATCCTTACGTTATTCACGATGCAATcttatatattattggataggagaTGTGTTGTCAAGCAGTTCGACATATGATGATACATTTCCAGGAATTATGAAGCTCATCTGCGAAGAATTAAACAAATGGTCTTTAGGAAAAGGGAACTGTGCTCTTACGTGCACTAATGTTAGCAATAAGGAAATGTTCCTCCATAGAAAAACCATCTTTGATTATTGCTATGATTATAAAACATTAGAAGATTGGTCAAAGGATTCTTCTGACCTTCGTTCATCCCTCTGTACTGGGGACGATTATAACAAATATCTAAGCGCAGTTGAAGCAGCGTACAGTGCTATAAATAACGACTGTAATGGTAAAAATGCGGATCCATATTGTAACGagtataaaagaaaatacaaGGACTATAGTGAGGATGATAAgctacaaaaattaaaatgtactCCCGTATCTAAACCAATATCCGAGCCAGGAGCTGAAACAGCATCATTAGTGGTGTCCACCGGAGAAGGAAACGTCGCTCCAATTGTCTCTTCCATAACTGCAttagtaggattaccagcaaTTGctgctttcttcctctacaAA tataatctccTACCTCCCTGGATCAATAACAAATTTAGAAacacaaataaaagaaaaaaaagaacaacaacaattgaaGGCGACTTTGATacttcaacaataggaggTTCCACATTAGGTGACTCCACATTCGATTCAACAGAAGATActtctactatatataatggtcGACGACGACCATCAGCACAGCCAGCACGTGTAGGAAGGAGCAGCAGAGAAAACAACAACCATAGAAATGGGCAGAATAGAAATATAGCTTATTATCATAT AAATAAAGtaaagaagggagaaaatattacatatatgcataaaacTACTAACCACATAATTGCTTTATCACAAACTGCTACAACAAACAACTACTACTACAACTCCAACAAACTGCTAATCAGGCTTTTAAAGGTGCATAGGAGTGCTCCTTCCGGTACCAGCAGT GACCACCTGTGCAATGTGAATGatttaccttcacaaaaaatatataataaattcaaGAATAATGTGCAGGAATGTGCGAATAGCAGTTCTTGGAAAACAGGAATAGAAGGTATACTGAATGGTAAAATAAAGAGAACCTGGAATTATGATGAAAAGGTATGTGCGAAGGATATTACCAAAGCATGGTGTCCTGTATCAAACATAGAGTCCGGGAACCTAGCCTGTACAGTTATTTgtgattatttctattattggttaggggaaaTATTATGTAATAATAGGAAAGgactttcttcatttaagGATACTATGAGGGACATTTACAAGAAATTAGGAAACTCCAGCGGCAACCAATGTAGTTATATAACTATGGACAATAGTATTGACCAGGACCTTTTCAAGTATAGAAAATTAATATTCGATTACTGGAATGATTATAAAACGATATGGAAACAAATAAAGCAAGAATGTTCATCTGGCGGATCCTCTTGTGCGCAGGTATATGCCACTTACCTAAGTAATGCTGATTCAGCTTATAGGCAGGTACAAGCAAATTGTGGGGAGACGGTTATGGATGATttctgtaaaaaatttagggaCAAGTTCAAAAATAGCGACACCACTAAGAATATTCCAGAACCAGGAAAACTGAAAGATAAAGCAGTGTCCAAAGAAGATCTTGGACCGGACGACGGGGAGGACGAGCACGGAGCCGATCTGAATAGTTGCTTTCAACAGCTGTCTGTAGCAATTTCTGCATTACATTCGAACGGTGAAACAGAACTCGGTCCCGTACTCGCAGAAGGTCCCTCAGGGTCCGTAAATACAACCACGCCTACCGCGGCAACCATATCTGGTACCCTGGCCACAACTGCAGTTGCGACCATATCCttgttattatataag tataatcttctaccctcCTGGCTACATAACAAATTAGGAGGAGggaacagaagaggaaggagagggaGATCAACCAGACCCAACTTTGACGAtgacacattaacaacagcagacagttcaacaataggttctACAACAACGGACGATTATTTGTCCACTTCAGATTCGACGGATGATTCTACA GACCAGCATTTACAGGAGTTACCTTCATGGATTGATTTCTATAATGAATtccaaaaaggaagcacaaaaaaatgtgatgaTACGTGCACCGGGAACTGTGCAGATAAAATCGTCGCAAATATAAAGACAGTTTTAGATACAATTAGTAAGTTGGACGGTTCTAATGTGAAGAATTATATTAATACAATTAAAGAAGGAGTGTGTTATGTGGACAACATGTATAAGGAAAATGAGTATTTGCTCAATAATAAACGCTGCTGGTTTCTATACTTTTGgataggggaaaaattatatagGGATCCTAAACCTGACCGAATCAGGAGCAATCTAAATTCTATTTGTATgttaataaaggaaaaatataagaatcATGGATGTAAACTTATTTGCACTGAGAATATTGAAAAAGGACCTTTCACTCATAGAAAAACACTATTCGAATTCCTGTATGACCATACGGCTCTACGAACGCTCTTATGGAATGGCACGCCTTTGGATGCTGAGAAATGTAGAAATTACTTTGACAAAGTCAAAGCAGCAAAAGAAGCAATGACAACATATTGCACAACCAACAATAACTCTGATGATTATTGTAAAAACTTCTGGAATCTACGTAAGGAAGACCTTCAAAAGGAATTATCAGATTTGGAAGATGCATTACAAAAAGCtcaagaaataataaaacgcGAAGCAAAATTAGCCGCCTCCAAAACAGAGGCACACTTAAGTGAAGCAGTCCGTGCAGCTAAAACAacatcttccctttcttctatatttggCACACTCGGAATGACAGTCACTCCCTTCTTATTGTATAAG tataaaccatggtcttcttggtttggtaacaatttttctggaaatggaggaagaagcaacacaagaagaaaaagaacaattggACACGAAATGGACACATTAACGGAAGCTTCCATAGTGGACTTCACAACAAGTTCGGAAACAAGTTCCACAATAGACAATTCTACCGTTCGTCCTGCTTCCTACATAGGACaaccaaaaggaagaaaaaataatgggggtcgcgggatggtaggttatcagaacatgtaa